The Eleutherodactylus coqui strain aEleCoq1 chromosome 13, aEleCoq1.hap1, whole genome shotgun sequence genome includes a window with the following:
- the COA3 gene encoding cytochrome c oxidase assembly factor 3 homolog, mitochondrial — MAENGSTKGSSSVEAKPEDFTQEQIAQIQRERAKYWVENAARLKKRNLLTGLAIGSSSKRGARALRSVASRGIPLVTFLTFPHSDGYTFYSMPQEKFLDELENEAKEARVYYSKTSAN; from the exons ATGGCGGAGAACGGAAGCACGAAGGGGTCAAGCAGCGTGGAGGCGAAGCCGGAGGACTTCACCCAGGAGCAGATAGCGCAGATACAGAGGGAGCGGGCGAAGTACTGGGTGGAGAATGCTGCGAGGCTGAAGAAGAGAAATCTACTAACCGGCCTGGCCATAGG CAGTAGCTCTAAACGCGGAGCGCGGGCTCTGCGCAGTGTAGCCAGCCGCGGGATCCCTCTTGTTACCTTCCTTACATTCCCTCACTCAGACGGATACACCTTCTACTCGATGCCGCAAGAAAAGTTTCTGGATGAGCTTGAAAATGAAGCCAAAGAGGCGCGAGTCTATTATTCAAAAACATCGGCTAATTGA